The Leucothrix mucor DSM 2157 DNA window TCCACTTAAACACTTCAGCCAGTCATTAGTCTCTCGCTTTGCCTTGGTCGCAGTACTCAGTTTACTGATGAGCATTCCGTTAACCCTGGTAGAAAATGTGGTGTATGAACGCGGCCAGCTCTACAACTCAGTACTCAGCAGCATTGCCAGCACCTGGGGGCAGCAACAGCGCTTATCCGGCCCAGCTTTAGTGATTCCGTATACCGAGAAATTTATCAATGAAAGCGTACTCACGGACAAAGATGGCAATCAGCGCAAAGTGAATAAAACCACCTACCAACAGCGCACCGCAATTGTATTACCTGAAAGCCTTACCATCGACAGCCAACTCAATGGCCATGAGCGCAGCCGTGGGATTTATAAATCACTGGTGTATAGCGCCGACCTCAGTCTGAAAGGTCAATTCAAGCGTCCGGATATCGAAAGCCTCTCCAGCAATATCGACACTATTCACTGGGATAAAGCGTGGGTTATGCTGGGCATTTCAGATACTCGTGCCATTAACAAAGTCTCAGCGCTTAACTGGAATAACGATGCTTTAGATTTTGAACCGGGCACTCGCCTGACCAAGCTCATTCAACAAGGCTTTCATGCACCGCTTAAGTTGGATAACACTTCCAAGCTCTACAACTACAACTTAACCCTCAACTTAAACGGCAGCGGCGGATTTTTCTTTGAGCCCTTTGCCAAAACTACAGATGTAAACCTAAAATCCGACTGGCCACATCCAAGCTTTCAAGGCAGCGTATTGCCCAGCGAGCGAGAAATTAGCGATAGCGGCTTTAGTGCACATTGGTCCATTCCCCACTTAGCCCGTAACTACCCGCAGCTTTGGGTGGTTGAAGAGCAGCAATTTGATCTGCATGAGTTTAGCGCTGGGGTGAATTTGTTTGAACCGGTGTCGCTATACTCGCAGATCACTCGCACCATTAAATACGGCATTCTGTTTATTGCCCTCACCTATATCACTTTTGTGATCTTTGAACTCGGCATTAAGCGACGTTTACATATGGTGCAATATGGGGTGATTGGTTTAGCGCTGACCATGTTCTACCTCAGCTTATTGTCTCTGGCTGAGCATATCGACTTTATGCGCGCTTATATTGCGGCGGCGGTGTTGATTAGCGGGATGATCAGCCTGTACGCCTACTCGGCAGTGCGCAGTGCCTCGCGAGCGCTCTTGGTATTTTTATTACTCAGCGGCTTGTATACGATTTTGTATTCGCTATTAAAACTGGAGGATTACGCGTTATTGGTTGGCACGCTGTTATTACTGGTGATCTTGGCGGTGGTGATGTACTTCACCCGTCACATTGCTCAGGAAAAAGCGACGGATCAGCAATTAACAGATGACTAACTAAACCCCACCCGAATTCTTACCCGTAGGCGGCGAAAGGTATCTTTATCTAAGCTGCCTGCGGGGAGAATCACGGTGTAACGGCGCTTTTCAACGGTGAAATTCATAATCACCAACAACGTGCTAACAAAACTATCCGGCATCAACTTCGCCAGTTGCCAATCTCCCGCATAACAACGAATCGCCCACTGCCCTTGCCCATCCTGGTTAATCTCCAGTACCGAGCGTGGCAATTGCTGCCAATAGTGTAGCTTTATAAAATAGCCTGCCAGTGCTACACAAAACAGCCCCGGCAAAATCGCCAGATACCAAGGCCATGGCGTAAACCAAAACACCATTACCGAGATAAATAACAAAGGGAGGATAATCAATAAAGCGGTGCTGCGAGAAACTGGAATCTCCAGTCGTACCGGCGCACTAAAAGGTGAATCCAGTATCATCTGGATAGCACCCGGCAACGCATATTGATTCGCATTATGTAGCGCACAATCACAATCGCTTAGTGATCAGTCACGACCAGCAATAGCCGGCTCTAATAAATGCGCTAACACTTCATCCCGCGAGCCACGGAAATAAATCCGCTCTTGTTTATCCGAGATTTGGTAGTCATACATCGGGTCGTAATAGTCCAGCAGCAACTCACCAAACACTGGTGCAAAGCCATCGTAATTACGCTGCAGGGCTAACTGCTTTGTGGCACCTTTCATCATTTGCAACATGCGTGAAAAACGCACGCCACCTAAGCGTTTGTGCAACTTCGTCAAACTATCAATCAGATGCTTTTCGAGTTTCTGCAGGCCTTGATACTCACCAAACTGGCGGCAATATTCCAAATGAATGTCTTCTGCATATTCCTGAACGGTAATGCCAACACGGTCTTCATCCGGCACTTCCAGCATCACCATTGGCGACTGATTCATTTTAAGATTCAACACCACCGGCACATGCAAGGAGCCCACATTGCGACTTTCATCTTCCACTATCAGCGTTGTGTAACCGGCTGCTTCCGCTTTTAACAGTGCAATCGCTACGCCATTTTCAAAATTGATTTGAGAGGGCTGTGGCGTAGTGGTCGGGCCAAACGCCGAGCCACGGTGATTGGCCAAGCCTTCTAGGTCAATACTATGCGGAATTTGCTTTAACAAGCGCGTTTTTCCGGTACCACTGCGCCCGCTCAACACCACAAAGTTCATCTTATCGACTAGCCGTTCCGTGCTATCTAATAAAAACCGGCGCAGCGCCTTATAACCACCATCAACGCGGGGGTAATCCACAGCACTGTTTTCATAAATCCACTGCTGAGTCGTGCGCGAGCGCAAGCCACCACGGAAGCAATACAACACACCTTCCGGATGCTGCTCAATAAAGGCATTCCAGGCGTGCAGGCGAGCTTCTTTAATCTCACCACTGACCAATTTATGGCCCAGCGTAATCGCCGCTTCCTGCCCATCTTGCTTGTAGCAAGTCCCCACGGCTGCGCGCTCGTCATCACTCATTAGTGGCAAGCTACTGGCACTGGGGAAACTACCTTGGGCGAACTCCACCGGTGCACGCAAATCAATCATCGGGACATCGTTTACAAACAGACGCGCAAAGTCGTCACTGGTCAGCGTTTTCAACATGGCTCACTGCACCGTGCAGGAAAAAAATCGCATTATACATGATAGTGAACAGAGGAATGCCCGGATGCGTGTATTTTGTAATGCGTTGCGGTAGACTTCGCGCATGAATCAAGAAGCCCCCTTAAATCCCGCAGTAAACCCCGCTGACACCCGCGTAATCGTAGGCATGTCTGGCGGCGTTGACTCGTCTGTGACCGCCCTGCTACTGCTTGAACAAGGCTATCAGGTTGAAGGTCTGTTTATGAAAAACTGGGAGGAAGACGATACTGCTGAGTATTGCTCTGCCACCGTTGATTTGGCCGATGCGCAAGCCGTGTGCGATAAGATTGGTATCAAGCTGCACACCGTCAACTTTGCCACGGAATACTGGGACAATGTGTTCGAGTATTTCCTTGCAGAGTACAAGGCTGGCCGCACGCCAAACCCAGACATCATGTGCAATAAGGAAATCAAATTCAAAGCGTTTCTGGAATTTGCCGTGGACTTAGGCGCTGACTATATTGCCACTGGCCACTACGCTCGCGTGGGCCGTGAAGATGGCAAAGTGCAGCTACTAAAAGGTCTGGATGACAATAAAGATCAAAGCTACTTCCTGTACACCTTAGGTCAGGATCAGCTGGCGCGTACCCTATTCCCGGTTGGCGAGTTAGAGAAAAGCAAAGTCCGCGAATACGCGATCAACGCGGATCTGGCGACGGCTAAGAAAAAAGACAGCACCGGTATTTGTTTTATTGGTGAGCGTAAATTCCGCGACTTTTTGCAGCGTTTTTTGCCGGCGCAACCCGGTGACATTGTCGATACTGAAGGCGAAGTGATCGGACGTCATCAAGGCCTGATGTATTACACCCTTGGCCAGCGCCAAGGCTTAGGCATCGGCGGCCTAAAAGACAGCGGTGCTGACCCCTGGTTTGTGGTAGATAAGGATTTAGAGCGCAATCAACTGATCGCCGGACAAGGCCATCACAATGAGCGCCTCTTGAATTCTCAATTAATAGCCTCACAATTAGACTGGGTAGCCGGTGAAGCACCAGCGGATGAATTTACGGCCAAAGCCAAAATTCGCTATCGCCAAGCTGAGCAAGCCTGCCGTGTCAGACGGCTGGATAACGAGCAATGGGCGGTGTGCTTTGACGAGCCACAACGCGCCATTGCACCCGGCCAGTCCGTAGTGTTTTATCAGGACGATGTGTGCCTAGGTGGTGGCATCATTGATTCCATGCAAAAAACTTGTAAATAAGATACTCTCGACAGTCATTAATCCCTAACAGACAGATATTTAAAGACATTGGAACATTCAACACGAAATCGCACCATTGCTCTGGCAGCACTGTTTCAGTGTGTCGAGGGCGTCATGCAACTGGCTAACAAAGGCGTTTGTGATGAAGCCTTGTTCGAGTCTTGCGTTACCAGTATTTTGATCGATGATGCCATCAGCGCGGAAGCGTTGTACGGCGGCCTCGGACCACTGAAACCTGGTCTGAACGCGCTCATCAATCAACTGGGTAATCGCGGCGATGCCCCTGATGGTGGCAAAGGCCGACAGCTGGATGCGACTCAATATGCAATCAGCCTGATGGCGCTTGAAAAGAAGCTGTCTAACAATCCCGACGTGTTTAAGCGCGTGATTGATGGCATTGCTGATGCGCAGCGCCAGCAGGAGTTCTTCTCACCAACACACACCAATATGATTGCGCGACTGGCTGAGCTATATGCCACAACCATTAGCACCATTGGCCCACGCATTATGATTCGCGGTAATCAGGACTACCTGCAAAATACCGAGAATGCAGCCAAAATGCGTAGCTTATTGCTGGCGGGTATTCGTGCAGCGCTGCTGTGGAATCAAGCCGGTGGTACGCGCTGGAAGCTACTGTTTGAGCGCGGCAAAATGCAGCGTGAAGCTCATGAATTACTAAAACGAATCTAACCATTCGAATTAGACACATAAAAAAGGGACTGAGTAATCAGTCCCTTATTTGTATCTGCAATAACCTCAGCAATTAAGCAGGCATTGCCTCAATGGTTGCGATGGCTTTATCGATACGCGCCAAAGTGCGCTCACGACCAACCAGGCTCAAGGTTACATCCAAGCCCGGAGACATTGGCGTGCCAGCAACCGCTAAACGCAGTGGCGGGCCCACTTTACCCAGTTTCAAATCCATCGCTTCGCAACTGGCTTTAATCGCGGATTCAATCGCTTCAGGATTCCAATCGCTTAACTCACTCAGCTGATCGCGAACCGTCTTCAAGATTGCATCAACACCCGGCTTGAACTGCTTGCTCAGGGCTTTCTCGTCATAGGCTTCAAAGTCTTCGAAGAAGTAACGGCTACTAGACACCAGATCAACCAAGGTCTTAGCACGATCACGCTGCGCTTCAATCACATCAGTCAGTGCCGGACCATTGCTGGTGTCCAGTTTTTGATTATCAAGATGCCACTGCAACTGCGCGGCAATATTCTCTGCTGGCAATGTCTTCAGGTATTGCTGGTTCATCCAGATTAATTTGTCAGTGTTAAAGGCTGATGGCGCGCCATGCACATCTTCAATCTTGAAAAACTCCAGCATTTCTTCCAGCGTGAAGATTTCCTGATCGCCATGCGCCCAACCCAAACGAATCAGGTAGTTCAACACCGCTTCTGGCAAGAAACCATCGTCGCGATATTGCATAACGCCAACCGCACCATGACGCTTGGACAGACGCTTTCCATCATCACCCAAAATCATTGGCACGTGAGCAAATTCCGGCAAAGTCGCCCCCAAGGCCAGCATGATATTAATCTGGCGCGGAGTATTATTGATGTGATCATCACCACGAATAACGTGAGTAATATTCATATCAAGATCGTCCACCACAACGGTTAAGTTGTAGGTTGGCGTGCCATCTGAACGCGCGATAATTAGGTCATCCAACTCGCGGTTGTTAATGACAATCTCGCCTTTAACCAAATCATTAATCACCACATCGCCATCCAGCGGATTGCGGAAACGAACGACTGGGTCAACGCCTTCAACAGGCTCAGTACGATCACGGCAGCAACCGTTATAGCGTGGCTTTTCTTTATTCGCCCACTGCTGCTCGCGCATCGCATCCAACTCTTCGCGACTGCAATAACAATGATAAGCATGTCCGGAATCCATTAACTCCTGAATCACTTCAGCATAACGGTCAAAGCGATGAGTCTGGAAAATCGGACCTTCGTCATAATCCAGTCCCAACCATTCCATACCTTCTAAAATCGCCTGAACCGACTCATCCGTCGAGCGTTCGCGGTCGGTATCTTCAATACGCAGTGCAAAAACGCCATTCATTTTACGGGCGTGAAGCCAGCTATAAAGCGCGGTGCGAGCACCACCAATGTGCAGGTAGCCGGTAGGACTTGGAGCAAAACGGGTTTTAACGGTCATGGTAAATATCAGGTCAGCTATTTGAAGGGTGAAGCGTAGCAGGTTCGGGGTGTTAGCGGCAACGGGAAATCAGGTACTTGCATCATCAACATACGATTTTTCAACGGCTTGAATCGCCGCTTTTGTTGTATAGTTCTCCCTCACAATGCTCTCTACACCCATAACGAGGCAAATACTCATGCGCGATGGCACGATAAAAAGACTCCTTGGCACCGAGCTTCCCATTATTCAAGCGCCCATGGCCGGCGTTCAGGATAGCGCCTTGACCATTGCCGTGAGTGAGGCCGGCGGCTTAGGCTCGCTACCGTGTGGATTGTTGAACATTGAAACTATTGTCAGCGAGCTTGCAACCATTAAACAAGCCACTGATAAGCCGTTTAATCTCAATTTTTTCTGCCATGAGATGCCCGCTTACGATGAGCAGAAACAAGCACGCTGGAAGGAAGCATTATCACCCTATTTTGATGAGCTGGGTATTGAGCT harbors:
- the mnmA gene encoding tRNA 2-thiouridine(34) synthase MnmA, which produces MNQEAPLNPAVNPADTRVIVGMSGGVDSSVTALLLLEQGYQVEGLFMKNWEEDDTAEYCSATVDLADAQAVCDKIGIKLHTVNFATEYWDNVFEYFLAEYKAGRTPNPDIMCNKEIKFKAFLEFAVDLGADYIATGHYARVGREDGKVQLLKGLDDNKDQSYFLYTLGQDQLARTLFPVGELEKSKVREYAINADLATAKKKDSTGICFIGERKFRDFLQRFLPAQPGDIVDTEGEVIGRHQGLMYYTLGQRQGLGIGGLKDSGADPWFVVDKDLERNQLIAGQGHHNERLLNSQLIASQLDWVAGEAPADEFTAKAKIRYRQAEQACRVRRLDNEQWAVCFDEPQRAIAPGQSVVFYQDDVCLGGGIIDSMQKTCK
- the creD gene encoding cell envelope integrity protein CreD — its product is MEIIFGIFALVVLAALGIGSVMVLLFFARKMGLMNSQPVVVDPDNPDAPVSANRNFQLPPLKHFSQSLVSRFALVAVLSLLMSIPLTLVENVVYERGQLYNSVLSSIASTWGQQQRLSGPALVIPYTEKFINESVLTDKDGNQRKVNKTTYQQRTAIVLPESLTIDSQLNGHERSRGIYKSLVYSADLSLKGQFKRPDIESLSSNIDTIHWDKAWVMLGISDTRAINKVSALNWNNDALDFEPGTRLTKLIQQGFHAPLKLDNTSKLYNYNLTLNLNGSGGFFFEPFAKTTDVNLKSDWPHPSFQGSVLPSEREISDSGFSAHWSIPHLARNYPQLWVVEEQQFDLHEFSAGVNLFEPVSLYSQITRTIKYGILFIALTYITFVIFELGIKRRLHMVQYGVIGLALTMFYLSLLSLAEHIDFMRAYIAAAVLISGMISLYAYSAVRSASRALLVFLLLSGLYTILYSLLKLEDYALLVGTLLLLVILAVVMYFTRHIAQEKATDQQLTDD
- the gltX gene encoding glutamate--tRNA ligase; translation: MTVKTRFAPSPTGYLHIGGARTALYSWLHARKMNGVFALRIEDTDRERSTDESVQAILEGMEWLGLDYDEGPIFQTHRFDRYAEVIQELMDSGHAYHCYCSREELDAMREQQWANKEKPRYNGCCRDRTEPVEGVDPVVRFRNPLDGDVVINDLVKGEIVINNRELDDLIIARSDGTPTYNLTVVVDDLDMNITHVIRGDDHINNTPRQINIMLALGATLPEFAHVPMILGDDGKRLSKRHGAVGVMQYRDDGFLPEAVLNYLIRLGWAHGDQEIFTLEEMLEFFKIEDVHGAPSAFNTDKLIWMNQQYLKTLPAENIAAQLQWHLDNQKLDTSNGPALTDVIEAQRDRAKTLVDLVSSSRYFFEDFEAYDEKALSKQFKPGVDAILKTVRDQLSELSDWNPEAIESAIKASCEAMDLKLGKVGPPLRLAVAGTPMSPGLDVTLSLVGRERTLARIDKAIATIEAMPA
- the mnmH gene encoding tRNA 2-selenouridine(34) synthase MnmH translates to MLKTLTSDDFARLFVNDVPMIDLRAPVEFAQGSFPSASSLPLMSDDERAAVGTCYKQDGQEAAITLGHKLVSGEIKEARLHAWNAFIEQHPEGVLYCFRGGLRSRTTQQWIYENSAVDYPRVDGGYKALRRFLLDSTERLVDKMNFVVLSGRSGTGKTRLLKQIPHSIDLEGLANHRGSAFGPTTTPQPSQINFENGVAIALLKAEAAGYTTLIVEDESRNVGSLHVPVVLNLKMNQSPMVMLEVPDEDRVGITVQEYAEDIHLEYCRQFGEYQGLQKLEKHLIDSLTKLHKRLGGVRFSRMLQMMKGATKQLALQRNYDGFAPVFGELLLDYYDPMYDYQISDKQERIYFRGSRDEVLAHLLEPAIAGRD
- a CDS encoding protein YgfX, coding for MILDSPFSAPVRLEIPVSRSTALLIILPLLFISVMVFWFTPWPWYLAILPGLFCVALAGYFIKLHYWQQLPRSVLEINQDGQGQWAIRCYAGDWQLAKLMPDSFVSTLLVIMNFTVEKRRYTVILPAGSLDKDTFRRLRVRIRVGFS
- the hflD gene encoding high frequency lysogenization protein HflD, yielding MEHSTRNRTIALAALFQCVEGVMQLANKGVCDEALFESCVTSILIDDAISAEALYGGLGPLKPGLNALINQLGNRGDAPDGGKGRQLDATQYAISLMALEKKLSNNPDVFKRVIDGIADAQRQQEFFSPTHTNMIARLAELYATTISTIGPRIMIRGNQDYLQNTENAAKMRSLLLAGIRAALLWNQAGGTRWKLLFERGKMQREAHELLKRI